Genomic window (Pseudovibrio brasiliensis):
GCTCTCAGTATTATCAACGGTCTGATGTAACTGAGAAAACCCATAGAACGGTCCGGTCCAGTCGTTCGTATACGTGTTCTCGTTACTCGCAACCGCATAGATCTGTCGCTCTGCACCCACTTGCCGCGATAATGGCGCAACATAACTGAGAGACGGCCAATCCCGGTCAAACCGCGTATCACCACCATTCATGTTGTAAACGCCCAGCTCACGCGTATAGGCAAGCGCCTCCTCAAAGGGCTGTGTATCCCCTGACCACAAAAACAGCTTCGCCTGTTTGCCCTCCGGCGCATAACGCTCTGCTTGTTGCAGCGAACCACCTATCTCGCCAATCAGCGAAAACGGTTTGCGCATGTAATAACGCGGCATCGCCACGTTCTGGGCCAGATACTTTTTGAAGGATGATTTGCCACTTTCACCAAAGAACCGACGGGATAACCAACTCACAGGTCCTTCAGCCGCCGGAGTCTTGGCAACGTTTTTCTCCTGTATGAGAGCCAGCTCTTTCTCACGGTCGTAGTCCCTGTAAAAAGCCCAATGAAACGGATGCGAATGCGTGTGGCTCGCCACTTCCACCTGAGGAAGGGCGAACAACTCTCTCACCAGATCAACACCCCGATCATCCCCACCTTCGCTCTTGTCGACATCAGCAGTCACAAGACCATAAGTCACCGGAAGATCAGGATAAGGTTCAATCAGTTCCCGCAGCATGACTTCACCCGAAAGCACTTGTTGATCCCGATACTTGGCTCCGTAAGAGACGTTGTTCCAGCCATCTCCATCAATATGAGAAAAGTAAATCCGCCGCCCCATCAACGTGGAGGTGTCCGGGATTGGAAACAAGCTTCGCCCAAGAGCGCACTGCAGAAATCCGATGGGATCAATCAGCCACTTATGGCGGTTCAGCACATCATTCCTGGCAATCGCAAAGCCAGATTGAACATAAGCCCCCCCAGCCCCAATAAACGCCAGTTGCGTTCGTTTTGCACCAAGCCGTTCTGGCGGGCGAACAGAAGCAACAGAAAGGCCATCCGCAGAAATCTGCGAGACCAATGAGTACCCCGGCAGGATCTTGTAAAACGGCCGTTCAAACTCCATCAACTCTGAGTGCAGTTGGAGATCTAATGACCCACTCGTCAGCAGAACAAATCCAGTCTCAAACCGCAGACCCAAATGCTTCAGAAACGAGTTTAGAACAACCCGATTATCCCGCAGATTCTTTATCCCGGTCTCTCCGAACACC
Coding sequences:
- a CDS encoding polysaccharide deacetylase family protein, giving the protein MVKREIIGIYDSLREAEPSATAIHNFLEMPLNHLGYSIRYLDVNAGLPEVEDLENASAVVTWFQGALADPHRYFAWAEEQARAGRRFLVFGETGIKNLRDNRVVLNSFLKHLGLRFETGFVLLTSGSLDLQLHSELMEFERPFYKILPGYSLVSQISADGLSVASVRPPERLGAKRTQLAFIGAGGAYVQSGFAIARNDVLNRHKWLIDPIGFLQCALGRSLFPIPDTSTLMGRRIYFSHIDGDGWNNVSYGAKYRDQQVLSGEVMLRELIEPYPDLPVTYGLVTADVDKSEGGDDRGVDLVRELFALPQVEVASHTHSHPFHWAFYRDYDREKELALIQEKNVAKTPAAEGPVSWLSRRFFGESGKSSFKKYLAQNVAMPRYYMRKPFSLIGEIGGSLQQAERYAPEGKQAKLFLWSGDTQPFEEALAYTRELGVYNMNGGDTRFDRDWPSLSYVAPLSRQVGAERQIYAVASNENTYTNDWTGPFYGFSQLHQTVDNTESPMRLRPYNVYYHTYSAEHDASLRAVKKHLDRARDGAYLPIFASQYAAIANSFFDAKLYQTGERSWLVLKRGNLQTFRFDDAEQWQVDLSKSAGVIGSKHYQTSLYVSLDPSARVPEIVLAKRDTAGAVSVVSISEARWQVYDWRAEPCHIRFRSFGFGVGEFQFHGLSALSYRLEVKHGETVLLSDEVQTSQAGDLHLDLPVSGMEPLEISLVCSNSVSTAHMIEMEERR